From Candidatus Methylomirabilis sp.:
CGGCCGAACGGAGCCGGTGCCCGCCCAGGACCGAGCAGAGCCCGGCCCCCAGGATGTTGGCGTCCACGACGGTCTTGAGGCGCGCCGTCGCCTCCTTCTTCCGGCAGTCCTCCACGGCCCTGCTCCCCTGCTCCCACAGGTCCGCGTGGACGCGCCGGGCCACCTCGAGCGCGGTCCGCTCCGCGAAGCTGAGCGCCGCCCCCTCCTGCAACCGTCCCTCCTCCCACTTCGCCAGGGCGTCCGCGATCCCCGAGGCGAGGAGGCGGGGCGGCGCCTCCGCGATGATCCGGTAGTCGACCAGACAGCAGACCGGCGGGGTGACCGGCCGGGTCTCCACGTAGCGCCCGCCGACATAGAGGATCGAGCACGCCGAGGCCGCCGCGCAGGTGGCGGCGCTCGTCGGGAGCATCAGGGCGGGCCGGCCCGCGCGGTCGGCGACCGCCTTGGCGTAGTCGAGCGCCTTCCCCCCGCCCATCCCGATGAGGACGGCCCCCTCGAGCGCCCCCCACCGGGTCGCAGCCCCCTGGATCGCCTCGGGCGAGGTCTCCCCCGGGAAGAGCTGCTCCCGGACCCGGAGGCCGGCCCGCCGGAGCGCCCCTCCCACCTGTGGTCCCACCAGGTCCATGACCAGGCGGTCGGCGATGACGATGGCCTGGCTCCCGAGCGGGCGGGCCACCTCCCCGACACGGTCCAGAACCCCCTCCCCGGCCAGGTAGCGCCCGGGGGAGAGGGGCAGGTCGTGCCCTCCCTGCGGCTCGAAGACCGCTTCCCTGCTCCTCACCGTCCCCTCACGGAGCCGCCCGGGCCAGCATGAAGTCACGGACCTCCAGGAGGTCACGGGCCCGCGGGCAGTCCCGCTCCCCCCACGCCCCGACGGGATCTAGGAGAATACCGGTCATCCCGGCCCGGCGGGCTCCGAGGACGTCGATGGAATACAGATCGCCCACGAAGGCCGCCTCGGCGGCCGCCACGCCAGCCCGGGTCAGGGCGAGGCGGAAGATCTGAGGGTCCGGCTTCTCGACCCCGACCAGGTGCGAGTCCAGAACGAAGTCCACGGCATCGAGCAGGCCCGCGCCCCGCAGGCTCCGCGCCGCCGTGCCGTCCGAGTTGGAAATGACGCCCACGGACAGGCCGCGGCTGCGGAGCTCGTGGAGGACGACCCGGGCATCCGGGTCGGGCTCCCCCCAGAGCGGCTCCTCCCGGCCGAGGGCCCGGAGCCGCTCCACGAGACGGGGCCCCCGCCCGTCCCACAGGACACCGAGCTCCTCCAGGATGAGGCGGAGGTAGGCCTGCATGACATCCACCCCCTCCGTCGTCCCCTGACCGGCCACGATGGGGTCGAGCCGCACCCGCGCGCGATGCTCGGCGGCCCGGATGGCCTCGACGCGACGGTCGAGCCCCTCGGCGGCGAAGGCCGCCGCCATCCGGTCGAAGCGCAGGTGAACCAGCGTGTTCCCGACATCAAAGAAGGCGGCGCGTAGCGGCATGGCCCCCATTATAGCGGCCGGCCTCCCCCCTGCCAACCTCTCGCCACCGCCGGACGCGATCCCGCCTTGTCGCCC
This genomic window contains:
- a CDS encoding iron-containing alcohol dehydrogenase yields the protein MRSREAVFEPQGGHDLPLSPGRYLAGEGVLDRVGEVARPLGSQAIVIADRLVMDLVGPQVGGALRRAGLRVREQLFPGETSPEAIQGAATRWGALEGAVLIGMGGGKALDYAKAVADRAGRPALMLPTSAATCAAASACSILYVGGRYVETRPVTPPVCCLVDYRIIAEAPPRLLASGIADALAKWEEGRLQEGAALSFAERTALEVARRVHADLWEQGSRAVEDCRKKEATARLKTVVDANILGAGLCSVLGGHRLRSAAAHALAVSLTLTGERISALHGETVGFGLLFQRCLLGEREEAAALAGFLRDLGLPLTLAGLVDRELPPAGRAALARLLLRPKSGVHHLPRPVTEADILRALEEAETLGGKPAAAPPPSPESTGPPPRRKARRASR
- a CDS encoding HAD family hydrolase codes for the protein MPLRAAFFDVGNTLVHLRFDRMAAAFAAEGLDRRVEAIRAAEHRARVRLDPIVAGQGTTEGVDVMQAYLRLILEELGVLWDGRGPRLVERLRALGREEPLWGEPDPDARVVLHELRSRGLSVGVISNSDGTAARSLRGAGLLDAVDFVLDSHLVGVEKPDPQIFRLALTRAGVAAAEAAFVGDLYSIDVLGARRAGMTGILLDPVGAWGERDCPRARDLLEVRDFMLARAAP